In one window of Syngnathus scovelli strain Florida chromosome 22, RoL_Ssco_1.2, whole genome shotgun sequence DNA:
- the sfmbt2 gene encoding scm-like with four MBT domains protein 2 isoform X4 translates to MQSLAQDQAPKPPACPINGKEEEELHSEAEAVEEQEEEVEFNWQEHMEEMGAASAPHGAFKHVEVSLQSSFQPGMKLEVANKEAPDTYWVATVVATCGQLLLLRFSGYADDRRADFWCDVMTAELHPVGWCARNRKTLTPPQAIKEKHADWTEFLVGNLTGSRTAPANLLEGPLRGKNTVDLMVPGSVLELRDASDPFLYWPVRVVRNVGGRLRLRLAGLSDEHRARDAWLFYLDIRLRPLGWARENRLALEPPTELQSLKSAADWQQALEDARRDGETSAVPPEVFKDHADLPAHAFKVGMKLEMVSPWERLQICPVSVTKVFDQNYFRVTADDLAGDGEPRSALCHANSPGIMPIQWCLKNGVALGRPRGYRAPDFDWADYLEQSGAEAAPDTCFPDARQTRAFAEDAWLETAHPERPAEICVARITRVRGRLLWLRLEGVPKRCCETIVDVESMDIFPVGWCEANAYPLNPPLRAACGKERKMVVVQPEQELAPPSLAAEPPPAYHCQPAPNDAASGRYCCSKVFVNHRCFSGPYLNKGRISELPQTVGPGKCTLVLKEVLTMLINAAYKPGRVLKELQELEDPSWDCQEETLKAKYKGKTYRSSIKIVRLAELIPDFCRKVCVKLQCCPNLVGPALVPEKCPESCFVQTKTKYTYYYGKKRKLPKPPGGEDAAATAAGGAAGETLKPKRKKRKSIFVQKKRRSSAVDLTLAGSGQESEEEDGASRSGSEGTSSEPRDDLTDASSVETVGGRPRRATALRKVEPLGTSNGAAGSQEAPEGRRRSARQLLGKYQASKDEDVQEEEPLVLDGNPLEWSVQEVVQFINSTDCASLASIFQEQDIDGQAMLLLTLPTVQECMDLKLGPAVKLCHHIERVKVAFYRQYAN, encoded by the exons ATGCAGTCGCTGGCCCAGGATCAGGCGCCCAAGCCGCCCGCCTGTCCCATTAacgggaaggaggaggaggagctccaCTCAG AGGCGGAGGCCGTGgaggagcaagaggaggaggtggagtttAACTGGCAGGAGCACATGGAGGAGATGGGGGCCGCCAGCGCCCCACACGGCGCCTTCAAACAC GTGGAGGTGAGCCTGCAGAGCAGCTTCCAGCCCGGCATGAAGCTGGAGGTGGCCAACAAGGAGGCGCCCGACACCTATTGGGTGGCCACGGTGGTGGCCACGTGCggccagctgctgctgctgcgcttCAGCGGCTACGCCGACGACCGCAGGGCCGACTTCTGGTGCGACGTCATGACCGCCGAGCTTCACCCGGTGGGCTGGTGCGCCCGCAACCGCAAGACCCTCACGCCCCCCCAAG CCATCAAGGAGAAACACGCGGATTGGACCGAGTTTCTGGTCGGCAACTTGACCGGCTCCAGGACGGCGCCGGCTAACCTGCTCGAGggg CCGCTGCGAGGGAAGAACACAGTGGACCTGATGGTCCCGGGATCTGTCCTGGAACTCCGTGACGCGTCGGACCCCTTTCTGTACTGGCCGGTGCGCGTGGTCCGCAACGTAGGCGGCCGGCTCCGTCTGCGCCTCGCCGGCCTCTCGGACGAGCACCGGGCTCGCGACGCGTGGCTCTTTTACCTGGACATCAGGCTGCGACCCCTCGGCTGggcccgggagaaccggctggcttTGGAGCCGCCCACAG AATTGCAAAGTCTCAAAAGCGCCGCCGACTGGCAGCAAGCTTTGGAGGACGCCAGACGAGACGGAGAGACGAGCGCCGTGCCGCCGGAGGTGTTCAAG GACCACGCCGACCTGCCTGCGCACGCCTTCAAGGTGGGCATGAAGCTGGAGATGGTTTCTCCGTGGGAGCGCCTGCAGATCTGCCCCGTTTCCGTCACCAAG GTTTTCGACCAAAACTACTTCCGAGTCACCGCGGACGACCTGGCGGGCGACGGCGAGCCGCGTTCCGCGTTGTGTCACGCCAACTCTCCGGGCATCATGCCCATCCAGTGGTGCCTGAAGAATGGCGTGGCTTTGGGGCGGCCGCGCGGCTACCGGGCCCCAGACTTTGACTGGGCAGACTACCTCGAGCAGAGCGGCGCCGAAGCCGCTCCCGACACCTGCTTCCCCGAC GCGCGGCAGACTCGGGCGTTCGCCGAAGACGCGTGGCTGGAGACGGCGCACCCCGAGCGGCCGGCGGAGATCTGCGTGGCCCGGATCACTCGAGTGCGAGGACGTCTCTTGTGGCTTCGACTGGAag GGGTGCCCAAGCGCTGTTGCGAGACCATCGTGGACGTGGAGTCCATGGACATCTTTCCCGTGGGCTGGTGTGAGGCCAACGCTTACCCCCTCAACCCGCCCCTCAGAGCTGCCT GTGGCAAAGAACGGAAGATGGTCGTGGTCCAGCCGGAGCAAGA ATTGGCGCCGCCGTCACTCGCCGCGGAGCCGCCTCCGGCCTATCACTGCCAGCCTGCCCCCAACGACGCAG CCAGCGGTCGCTACTGCTGCTCCAAGGTGTTTGTCAACCACCGCTGCTTCTCGGGGCCGTACCTCAACAAGGGCCGCATCTCCGAGCTGCCGCAGACGGTGGGGCCTGGCAAGTGCACTCTGGTTCTCAAAGAG GTCCTCACCATGCTCATCAACGCCGCCTACAAGCCCGGCCGCGTCCTCAAGGAGCTGCAGGAGCTGGAGGATCCCAGCTGGGACTGTCAGGAGGAGACCTTGAAAGCCAA ATATAAAGGGAAAACGTACCGATCCAGCATCAAAATCGTCCGCCTGGCTGAGCTCATCCCGGACTTTTGTCGCAAAGTGTGCGTCAAGCTGCAGTGCTGCCCCAACCTCGTGGGCCCTGCGCTCGTGCCCGAAAAGTGCCCGGAGAGCTGCTTTGTTCAGACCAAAACCAAATACA cttaTTACTATGGCAAGAAAAGGAAGCTGCCCAAGCCGCCTGGAGGCGAGGACGCCGCCGCCACAGCAGCAGGGGGAGCTGCAGGAGAGACGCTCAAACCAAAGCGCAAGAAGAGGAAGAGCATTTTTGTGCAGAAAAAGCGACGATCTTCAGCGGTGGATTTGACTCTTGCTGGGTCAGGACAG GAAAGCGAGGAAGAGGACGGGGCGTCGCGATCGGGCAGCGAAGGCACCAGCTCGGAGCCTCGCGACGACCTGACGGACGCGTCCTCGGTGGAGACGGTCGGGGGCCGCCCGCGTCGCGCCACGGCCCTGCGCAAGGTCGAGCCCCTGGGCACCAGCAATGGCGCCGCCGGCAGCCAGGAGGCGCCAGAGGGCCGACGGCGGTCTGCGCGGCAGCTCCTCGGCAAGTACCAAGCATCCAAAGACGAAGACGTGCAG GAGGAGGAGCCCCTGGTTCTGGACGGAAACCCGCTGGAGTGGAGCGTGCAAGAGGTGGTCCAGTTCATCAACTCCACTGACTGCGCATCGCTGGCCAGCATCTTCCAGGAGCAG GACATCGACGGCCAGGCCATGCTGCTGCTGACGCTGCCCACCGTGCAGGAGTGCATGGACCTGAAGCTCGGGCCCGCCGTCAAGCTTTGCCACCACATTGAGCGCGTGAAGGTGGCTTTTTACCGGCAGTATGCCAATTGA
- the sfmbt2 gene encoding scm-like with four MBT domains protein 2 isoform X3 — translation MQSLAQDQAPKPPACPINGKEEEELHSEAEAVEEQEEEVEFNWQEHMEEMGAASAPHGAFKHVEVSLQSSFQPGMKLEVANKEAPDTYWVATVVATCGQLLLLRFSGYADDRRADFWCDVMTAELHPVGWCARNRKTLTPPQAIKEKHADWTEFLVGNLTGSRTAPANLLEGPLRGKNTVDLMVPGSVLELRDASDPFLYWPVRVVRNVGGRLRLRLAGLSDEHRARDAWLFYLDIRLRPLGWARENRLALEPPTELQSLKSAADWQQALEDARRDGETSAVPPEVFKDHADLPAHAFKVGMKLEMVSPWERLQICPVSVTKVFDQNYFRVTADDLAGDGEPRSALCHANSPGIMPIQWCLKNGVALGRPRGYRAPDFDWADYLEQSGAEAAPDTCFPDARQTRAFAEDAWLETAHPERPAEICVARITRVRGRLLWLRLEAGVPKRCCETIVDVESMDIFPVGWCEANAYPLNPPLRAACGKERKMVVVQPEQELAPPSLAAEPPPAYHCQPAPNDAASGRYCCSKVFVNHRCFSGPYLNKGRISELPQTVGPGKCTLVLKEVLTMLINAAYKPGRVLKELQELEDPSWDCQEETLKAKYKGKTYRSSIKIVRLAELIPDFCRKVCVKLQCCPNLVGPALVPEKCPESCFVQTKTKYTYYYGKKRKLPKPPGGEDAAATAAGGAAGETLKPKRKKRKSIFVQKKRRSSAVDLTLAGSGQESEEEDGASRSGSEGTSSEPRDDLTDASSVETVGGRPRRATALRKVEPLGTSNGAAGSQEAPEGRRRSARQLLGKYQASKDEDVQEEEPLVLDGNPLEWSVQEVVQFINSTDCASLASIFQEQDIDGQAMLLLTLPTVQECMDLKLGPAVKLCHHIERVKVAFYRQYAN, via the exons ATGCAGTCGCTGGCCCAGGATCAGGCGCCCAAGCCGCCCGCCTGTCCCATTAacgggaaggaggaggaggagctccaCTCAG AGGCGGAGGCCGTGgaggagcaagaggaggaggtggagtttAACTGGCAGGAGCACATGGAGGAGATGGGGGCCGCCAGCGCCCCACACGGCGCCTTCAAACAC GTGGAGGTGAGCCTGCAGAGCAGCTTCCAGCCCGGCATGAAGCTGGAGGTGGCCAACAAGGAGGCGCCCGACACCTATTGGGTGGCCACGGTGGTGGCCACGTGCggccagctgctgctgctgcgcttCAGCGGCTACGCCGACGACCGCAGGGCCGACTTCTGGTGCGACGTCATGACCGCCGAGCTTCACCCGGTGGGCTGGTGCGCCCGCAACCGCAAGACCCTCACGCCCCCCCAAG CCATCAAGGAGAAACACGCGGATTGGACCGAGTTTCTGGTCGGCAACTTGACCGGCTCCAGGACGGCGCCGGCTAACCTGCTCGAGggg CCGCTGCGAGGGAAGAACACAGTGGACCTGATGGTCCCGGGATCTGTCCTGGAACTCCGTGACGCGTCGGACCCCTTTCTGTACTGGCCGGTGCGCGTGGTCCGCAACGTAGGCGGCCGGCTCCGTCTGCGCCTCGCCGGCCTCTCGGACGAGCACCGGGCTCGCGACGCGTGGCTCTTTTACCTGGACATCAGGCTGCGACCCCTCGGCTGggcccgggagaaccggctggcttTGGAGCCGCCCACAG AATTGCAAAGTCTCAAAAGCGCCGCCGACTGGCAGCAAGCTTTGGAGGACGCCAGACGAGACGGAGAGACGAGCGCCGTGCCGCCGGAGGTGTTCAAG GACCACGCCGACCTGCCTGCGCACGCCTTCAAGGTGGGCATGAAGCTGGAGATGGTTTCTCCGTGGGAGCGCCTGCAGATCTGCCCCGTTTCCGTCACCAAG GTTTTCGACCAAAACTACTTCCGAGTCACCGCGGACGACCTGGCGGGCGACGGCGAGCCGCGTTCCGCGTTGTGTCACGCCAACTCTCCGGGCATCATGCCCATCCAGTGGTGCCTGAAGAATGGCGTGGCTTTGGGGCGGCCGCGCGGCTACCGGGCCCCAGACTTTGACTGGGCAGACTACCTCGAGCAGAGCGGCGCCGAAGCCGCTCCCGACACCTGCTTCCCCGAC GCGCGGCAGACTCGGGCGTTCGCCGAAGACGCGTGGCTGGAGACGGCGCACCCCGAGCGGCCGGCGGAGATCTGCGTGGCCCGGATCACTCGAGTGCGAGGACGTCTCTTGTGGCTTCGACTGGAag CAGGGGTGCCCAAGCGCTGTTGCGAGACCATCGTGGACGTGGAGTCCATGGACATCTTTCCCGTGGGCTGGTGTGAGGCCAACGCTTACCCCCTCAACCCGCCCCTCAGAGCTGCCT GTGGCAAAGAACGGAAGATGGTCGTGGTCCAGCCGGAGCAAGA ATTGGCGCCGCCGTCACTCGCCGCGGAGCCGCCTCCGGCCTATCACTGCCAGCCTGCCCCCAACGACGCAG CCAGCGGTCGCTACTGCTGCTCCAAGGTGTTTGTCAACCACCGCTGCTTCTCGGGGCCGTACCTCAACAAGGGCCGCATCTCCGAGCTGCCGCAGACGGTGGGGCCTGGCAAGTGCACTCTGGTTCTCAAAGAG GTCCTCACCATGCTCATCAACGCCGCCTACAAGCCCGGCCGCGTCCTCAAGGAGCTGCAGGAGCTGGAGGATCCCAGCTGGGACTGTCAGGAGGAGACCTTGAAAGCCAA ATATAAAGGGAAAACGTACCGATCCAGCATCAAAATCGTCCGCCTGGCTGAGCTCATCCCGGACTTTTGTCGCAAAGTGTGCGTCAAGCTGCAGTGCTGCCCCAACCTCGTGGGCCCTGCGCTCGTGCCCGAAAAGTGCCCGGAGAGCTGCTTTGTTCAGACCAAAACCAAATACA cttaTTACTATGGCAAGAAAAGGAAGCTGCCCAAGCCGCCTGGAGGCGAGGACGCCGCCGCCACAGCAGCAGGGGGAGCTGCAGGAGAGACGCTCAAACCAAAGCGCAAGAAGAGGAAGAGCATTTTTGTGCAGAAAAAGCGACGATCTTCAGCGGTGGATTTGACTCTTGCTGGGTCAGGACAG GAAAGCGAGGAAGAGGACGGGGCGTCGCGATCGGGCAGCGAAGGCACCAGCTCGGAGCCTCGCGACGACCTGACGGACGCGTCCTCGGTGGAGACGGTCGGGGGCCGCCCGCGTCGCGCCACGGCCCTGCGCAAGGTCGAGCCCCTGGGCACCAGCAATGGCGCCGCCGGCAGCCAGGAGGCGCCAGAGGGCCGACGGCGGTCTGCGCGGCAGCTCCTCGGCAAGTACCAAGCATCCAAAGACGAAGACGTGCAG GAGGAGGAGCCCCTGGTTCTGGACGGAAACCCGCTGGAGTGGAGCGTGCAAGAGGTGGTCCAGTTCATCAACTCCACTGACTGCGCATCGCTGGCCAGCATCTTCCAGGAGCAG GACATCGACGGCCAGGCCATGCTGCTGCTGACGCTGCCCACCGTGCAGGAGTGCATGGACCTGAAGCTCGGGCCCGCCGTCAAGCTTTGCCACCACATTGAGCGCGTGAAGGTGGCTTTTTACCGGCAGTATGCCAATTGA
- the sfmbt2 gene encoding scm-like with four MBT domains protein 2 isoform X2 translates to MQSLAQDQAPKPPACPINGKEEEELHSEAEAVEEQEEEVEFNWQEHMEEMGAASAPHGAFKHVEVSLQSSFQPGMKLEVANKEAPDTYWVATVVATCGQLLLLRFSGYADDRRADFWCDVMTAELHPVGWCARNRKTLTPPQDKLRKAIKEKHADWTEFLVGNLTGSRTAPANLLEGPLRGKNTVDLMVPGSVLELRDASDPFLYWPVRVVRNVGGRLRLRLAGLSDEHRARDAWLFYLDIRLRPLGWARENRLALEPPTELQSLKSAADWQQALEDARRDGETSAVPPEVFKDHADLPAHAFKVGMKLEMVSPWERLQICPVSVTKVFDQNYFRVTADDLAGDGEPRSALCHANSPGIMPIQWCLKNGVALGRPRGYRAPDFDWADYLEQSGAEAAPDTCFPDARQTRAFAEDAWLETAHPERPAEICVARITRVRGRLLWLRLEGVPKRCCETIVDVESMDIFPVGWCEANAYPLNPPLRAACGKERKMVVVQPEQELAPPSLAAEPPPAYHCQPAPNDAASGRYCCSKVFVNHRCFSGPYLNKGRISELPQTVGPGKCTLVLKEVLTMLINAAYKPGRVLKELQELEDPSWDCQEETLKAKYKGKTYRSSIKIVRLAELIPDFCRKVCVKLQCCPNLVGPALVPEKCPESCFVQTKTKYTYYYGKKRKLPKPPGGEDAAATAAGGAAGETLKPKRKKRKSIFVQKKRRSSAVDLTLAGSGQESEEEDGASRSGSEGTSSEPRDDLTDASSVETVGGRPRRATALRKVEPLGTSNGAAGSQEAPEGRRRSARQLLGKYQASKDEDVQEEEPLVLDGNPLEWSVQEVVQFINSTDCASLASIFQEQDIDGQAMLLLTLPTVQECMDLKLGPAVKLCHHIERVKVAFYRQYAN, encoded by the exons ATGCAGTCGCTGGCCCAGGATCAGGCGCCCAAGCCGCCCGCCTGTCCCATTAacgggaaggaggaggaggagctccaCTCAG AGGCGGAGGCCGTGgaggagcaagaggaggaggtggagtttAACTGGCAGGAGCACATGGAGGAGATGGGGGCCGCCAGCGCCCCACACGGCGCCTTCAAACAC GTGGAGGTGAGCCTGCAGAGCAGCTTCCAGCCCGGCATGAAGCTGGAGGTGGCCAACAAGGAGGCGCCCGACACCTATTGGGTGGCCACGGTGGTGGCCACGTGCggccagctgctgctgctgcgcttCAGCGGCTACGCCGACGACCGCAGGGCCGACTTCTGGTGCGACGTCATGACCGCCGAGCTTCACCCGGTGGGCTGGTGCGCCCGCAACCGCAAGACCCTCACGCCCCCCCAAG ATAAGCTGAGAAAAG CCATCAAGGAGAAACACGCGGATTGGACCGAGTTTCTGGTCGGCAACTTGACCGGCTCCAGGACGGCGCCGGCTAACCTGCTCGAGggg CCGCTGCGAGGGAAGAACACAGTGGACCTGATGGTCCCGGGATCTGTCCTGGAACTCCGTGACGCGTCGGACCCCTTTCTGTACTGGCCGGTGCGCGTGGTCCGCAACGTAGGCGGCCGGCTCCGTCTGCGCCTCGCCGGCCTCTCGGACGAGCACCGGGCTCGCGACGCGTGGCTCTTTTACCTGGACATCAGGCTGCGACCCCTCGGCTGggcccgggagaaccggctggcttTGGAGCCGCCCACAG AATTGCAAAGTCTCAAAAGCGCCGCCGACTGGCAGCAAGCTTTGGAGGACGCCAGACGAGACGGAGAGACGAGCGCCGTGCCGCCGGAGGTGTTCAAG GACCACGCCGACCTGCCTGCGCACGCCTTCAAGGTGGGCATGAAGCTGGAGATGGTTTCTCCGTGGGAGCGCCTGCAGATCTGCCCCGTTTCCGTCACCAAG GTTTTCGACCAAAACTACTTCCGAGTCACCGCGGACGACCTGGCGGGCGACGGCGAGCCGCGTTCCGCGTTGTGTCACGCCAACTCTCCGGGCATCATGCCCATCCAGTGGTGCCTGAAGAATGGCGTGGCTTTGGGGCGGCCGCGCGGCTACCGGGCCCCAGACTTTGACTGGGCAGACTACCTCGAGCAGAGCGGCGCCGAAGCCGCTCCCGACACCTGCTTCCCCGAC GCGCGGCAGACTCGGGCGTTCGCCGAAGACGCGTGGCTGGAGACGGCGCACCCCGAGCGGCCGGCGGAGATCTGCGTGGCCCGGATCACTCGAGTGCGAGGACGTCTCTTGTGGCTTCGACTGGAag GGGTGCCCAAGCGCTGTTGCGAGACCATCGTGGACGTGGAGTCCATGGACATCTTTCCCGTGGGCTGGTGTGAGGCCAACGCTTACCCCCTCAACCCGCCCCTCAGAGCTGCCT GTGGCAAAGAACGGAAGATGGTCGTGGTCCAGCCGGAGCAAGA ATTGGCGCCGCCGTCACTCGCCGCGGAGCCGCCTCCGGCCTATCACTGCCAGCCTGCCCCCAACGACGCAG CCAGCGGTCGCTACTGCTGCTCCAAGGTGTTTGTCAACCACCGCTGCTTCTCGGGGCCGTACCTCAACAAGGGCCGCATCTCCGAGCTGCCGCAGACGGTGGGGCCTGGCAAGTGCACTCTGGTTCTCAAAGAG GTCCTCACCATGCTCATCAACGCCGCCTACAAGCCCGGCCGCGTCCTCAAGGAGCTGCAGGAGCTGGAGGATCCCAGCTGGGACTGTCAGGAGGAGACCTTGAAAGCCAA ATATAAAGGGAAAACGTACCGATCCAGCATCAAAATCGTCCGCCTGGCTGAGCTCATCCCGGACTTTTGTCGCAAAGTGTGCGTCAAGCTGCAGTGCTGCCCCAACCTCGTGGGCCCTGCGCTCGTGCCCGAAAAGTGCCCGGAGAGCTGCTTTGTTCAGACCAAAACCAAATACA cttaTTACTATGGCAAGAAAAGGAAGCTGCCCAAGCCGCCTGGAGGCGAGGACGCCGCCGCCACAGCAGCAGGGGGAGCTGCAGGAGAGACGCTCAAACCAAAGCGCAAGAAGAGGAAGAGCATTTTTGTGCAGAAAAAGCGACGATCTTCAGCGGTGGATTTGACTCTTGCTGGGTCAGGACAG GAAAGCGAGGAAGAGGACGGGGCGTCGCGATCGGGCAGCGAAGGCACCAGCTCGGAGCCTCGCGACGACCTGACGGACGCGTCCTCGGTGGAGACGGTCGGGGGCCGCCCGCGTCGCGCCACGGCCCTGCGCAAGGTCGAGCCCCTGGGCACCAGCAATGGCGCCGCCGGCAGCCAGGAGGCGCCAGAGGGCCGACGGCGGTCTGCGCGGCAGCTCCTCGGCAAGTACCAAGCATCCAAAGACGAAGACGTGCAG GAGGAGGAGCCCCTGGTTCTGGACGGAAACCCGCTGGAGTGGAGCGTGCAAGAGGTGGTCCAGTTCATCAACTCCACTGACTGCGCATCGCTGGCCAGCATCTTCCAGGAGCAG GACATCGACGGCCAGGCCATGCTGCTGCTGACGCTGCCCACCGTGCAGGAGTGCATGGACCTGAAGCTCGGGCCCGCCGTCAAGCTTTGCCACCACATTGAGCGCGTGAAGGTGGCTTTTTACCGGCAGTATGCCAATTGA
- the sfmbt2 gene encoding scm-like with four MBT domains protein 2 isoform X1: MQSLAQDQAPKPPACPINGKEEEELHSEAEAVEEQEEEVEFNWQEHMEEMGAASAPHGAFKHVEVSLQSSFQPGMKLEVANKEAPDTYWVATVVATCGQLLLLRFSGYADDRRADFWCDVMTAELHPVGWCARNRKTLTPPQDKLRKAIKEKHADWTEFLVGNLTGSRTAPANLLEGPLRGKNTVDLMVPGSVLELRDASDPFLYWPVRVVRNVGGRLRLRLAGLSDEHRARDAWLFYLDIRLRPLGWARENRLALEPPTELQSLKSAADWQQALEDARRDGETSAVPPEVFKDHADLPAHAFKVGMKLEMVSPWERLQICPVSVTKVFDQNYFRVTADDLAGDGEPRSALCHANSPGIMPIQWCLKNGVALGRPRGYRAPDFDWADYLEQSGAEAAPDTCFPDARQTRAFAEDAWLETAHPERPAEICVARITRVRGRLLWLRLEAGVPKRCCETIVDVESMDIFPVGWCEANAYPLNPPLRAACGKERKMVVVQPEQELAPPSLAAEPPPAYHCQPAPNDAASGRYCCSKVFVNHRCFSGPYLNKGRISELPQTVGPGKCTLVLKEVLTMLINAAYKPGRVLKELQELEDPSWDCQEETLKAKYKGKTYRSSIKIVRLAELIPDFCRKVCVKLQCCPNLVGPALVPEKCPESCFVQTKTKYTYYYGKKRKLPKPPGGEDAAATAAGGAAGETLKPKRKKRKSIFVQKKRRSSAVDLTLAGSGQESEEEDGASRSGSEGTSSEPRDDLTDASSVETVGGRPRRATALRKVEPLGTSNGAAGSQEAPEGRRRSARQLLGKYQASKDEDVQEEEPLVLDGNPLEWSVQEVVQFINSTDCASLASIFQEQDIDGQAMLLLTLPTVQECMDLKLGPAVKLCHHIERVKVAFYRQYAN, translated from the exons ATGCAGTCGCTGGCCCAGGATCAGGCGCCCAAGCCGCCCGCCTGTCCCATTAacgggaaggaggaggaggagctccaCTCAG AGGCGGAGGCCGTGgaggagcaagaggaggaggtggagtttAACTGGCAGGAGCACATGGAGGAGATGGGGGCCGCCAGCGCCCCACACGGCGCCTTCAAACAC GTGGAGGTGAGCCTGCAGAGCAGCTTCCAGCCCGGCATGAAGCTGGAGGTGGCCAACAAGGAGGCGCCCGACACCTATTGGGTGGCCACGGTGGTGGCCACGTGCggccagctgctgctgctgcgcttCAGCGGCTACGCCGACGACCGCAGGGCCGACTTCTGGTGCGACGTCATGACCGCCGAGCTTCACCCGGTGGGCTGGTGCGCCCGCAACCGCAAGACCCTCACGCCCCCCCAAG ATAAGCTGAGAAAAG CCATCAAGGAGAAACACGCGGATTGGACCGAGTTTCTGGTCGGCAACTTGACCGGCTCCAGGACGGCGCCGGCTAACCTGCTCGAGggg CCGCTGCGAGGGAAGAACACAGTGGACCTGATGGTCCCGGGATCTGTCCTGGAACTCCGTGACGCGTCGGACCCCTTTCTGTACTGGCCGGTGCGCGTGGTCCGCAACGTAGGCGGCCGGCTCCGTCTGCGCCTCGCCGGCCTCTCGGACGAGCACCGGGCTCGCGACGCGTGGCTCTTTTACCTGGACATCAGGCTGCGACCCCTCGGCTGggcccgggagaaccggctggcttTGGAGCCGCCCACAG AATTGCAAAGTCTCAAAAGCGCCGCCGACTGGCAGCAAGCTTTGGAGGACGCCAGACGAGACGGAGAGACGAGCGCCGTGCCGCCGGAGGTGTTCAAG GACCACGCCGACCTGCCTGCGCACGCCTTCAAGGTGGGCATGAAGCTGGAGATGGTTTCTCCGTGGGAGCGCCTGCAGATCTGCCCCGTTTCCGTCACCAAG GTTTTCGACCAAAACTACTTCCGAGTCACCGCGGACGACCTGGCGGGCGACGGCGAGCCGCGTTCCGCGTTGTGTCACGCCAACTCTCCGGGCATCATGCCCATCCAGTGGTGCCTGAAGAATGGCGTGGCTTTGGGGCGGCCGCGCGGCTACCGGGCCCCAGACTTTGACTGGGCAGACTACCTCGAGCAGAGCGGCGCCGAAGCCGCTCCCGACACCTGCTTCCCCGAC GCGCGGCAGACTCGGGCGTTCGCCGAAGACGCGTGGCTGGAGACGGCGCACCCCGAGCGGCCGGCGGAGATCTGCGTGGCCCGGATCACTCGAGTGCGAGGACGTCTCTTGTGGCTTCGACTGGAag CAGGGGTGCCCAAGCGCTGTTGCGAGACCATCGTGGACGTGGAGTCCATGGACATCTTTCCCGTGGGCTGGTGTGAGGCCAACGCTTACCCCCTCAACCCGCCCCTCAGAGCTGCCT GTGGCAAAGAACGGAAGATGGTCGTGGTCCAGCCGGAGCAAGA ATTGGCGCCGCCGTCACTCGCCGCGGAGCCGCCTCCGGCCTATCACTGCCAGCCTGCCCCCAACGACGCAG CCAGCGGTCGCTACTGCTGCTCCAAGGTGTTTGTCAACCACCGCTGCTTCTCGGGGCCGTACCTCAACAAGGGCCGCATCTCCGAGCTGCCGCAGACGGTGGGGCCTGGCAAGTGCACTCTGGTTCTCAAAGAG GTCCTCACCATGCTCATCAACGCCGCCTACAAGCCCGGCCGCGTCCTCAAGGAGCTGCAGGAGCTGGAGGATCCCAGCTGGGACTGTCAGGAGGAGACCTTGAAAGCCAA ATATAAAGGGAAAACGTACCGATCCAGCATCAAAATCGTCCGCCTGGCTGAGCTCATCCCGGACTTTTGTCGCAAAGTGTGCGTCAAGCTGCAGTGCTGCCCCAACCTCGTGGGCCCTGCGCTCGTGCCCGAAAAGTGCCCGGAGAGCTGCTTTGTTCAGACCAAAACCAAATACA cttaTTACTATGGCAAGAAAAGGAAGCTGCCCAAGCCGCCTGGAGGCGAGGACGCCGCCGCCACAGCAGCAGGGGGAGCTGCAGGAGAGACGCTCAAACCAAAGCGCAAGAAGAGGAAGAGCATTTTTGTGCAGAAAAAGCGACGATCTTCAGCGGTGGATTTGACTCTTGCTGGGTCAGGACAG GAAAGCGAGGAAGAGGACGGGGCGTCGCGATCGGGCAGCGAAGGCACCAGCTCGGAGCCTCGCGACGACCTGACGGACGCGTCCTCGGTGGAGACGGTCGGGGGCCGCCCGCGTCGCGCCACGGCCCTGCGCAAGGTCGAGCCCCTGGGCACCAGCAATGGCGCCGCCGGCAGCCAGGAGGCGCCAGAGGGCCGACGGCGGTCTGCGCGGCAGCTCCTCGGCAAGTACCAAGCATCCAAAGACGAAGACGTGCAG GAGGAGGAGCCCCTGGTTCTGGACGGAAACCCGCTGGAGTGGAGCGTGCAAGAGGTGGTCCAGTTCATCAACTCCACTGACTGCGCATCGCTGGCCAGCATCTTCCAGGAGCAG GACATCGACGGCCAGGCCATGCTGCTGCTGACGCTGCCCACCGTGCAGGAGTGCATGGACCTGAAGCTCGGGCCCGCCGTCAAGCTTTGCCACCACATTGAGCGCGTGAAGGTGGCTTTTTACCGGCAGTATGCCAATTGA